One genomic region from Eptesicus fuscus isolate TK198812 chromosome 4, DD_ASM_mEF_20220401, whole genome shotgun sequence encodes:
- the MRPL36 gene encoding 39S ribosomal protein L36, mitochondrial, with the protein MATLFIRKMVVSAVNPLLQLSRYTMTNYTTTSRALSTLLLGPLRVAVSAGAKPSAAVASPLSCHPLPFLQPTLGFKTKVVLKKRCKDCYLVKRRGRWYIYCKTHPRHKQRQMKRL; encoded by the coding sequence ATGGCAactctttttataaggaaaatGGTGGTTTCTGCTGTGAACCCTCTCCTACAGCTGAGTCGTTACACAATGACAAATTACACAACGACATCCCGAGCGCTCTCCACGCTGCtgctgggtcccctgcgtgttgCAGTCTCTGCAGGTGCAAAGCCCAGCGCAGCAgtggcctctcctctctcctgccaccccctgcccttCCTGCAGCCGACTCTGGGGTTCAAGACCAAGGTCGTCCTCAAGAAGCGTTGCAAGGACTGTTACCTGGTGAAGAGGCGTGGGCGATGGTACATCTACTGCAAAACGCACCCAAGGCATAAGCAGAGACAGATGAAGCGCCTTTGA